A window of Oryza glaberrima chromosome 2, OglaRS2, whole genome shotgun sequence genomic DNA:
TAAGAAGGCTTAATCCATCCTTTGGTGAAGAGAACAATATGAAAGACATATTATTCTCTTCAATACCAAACAGAAGTACATGACACacaattgactttttttttctcaaactatGATAAGCAATATTTATCAATCACTTAGGAGAATACCATTGGATCCACCGTCAAAAGTACTTTGGGCAATGCCCAGTATGTATATTCAATCGCTATTGGCCGACTATAATATAATCAACCACAACGAAAAAGGTTTTTATCCTCGCAAAAAAACGGTTTTATttgattatatttatatttgtgttaTTACCGCTATAATAAAATCAGTGAACAATTCACTACAAGAAGAATGATGAAGTACATGCTCTTTCTTTGCAAGTGCACTGTGCACATAAATAGCTAGGTGCCCAATAATCCTCCTATGGTCATGAATAATGTTGGTACCATTaagatgacaaaaaaaaacatggatcgGCCGTTATATATTGAGCAAAATGGCCAGAATGGAAAAGGACCTTTTATATATTGTCTTGCGTGATGAAATGGCACGAAGTATCGACAAGTATTCTATTAATATAATAATGAAGAACAAATCTTAAAAATCTAAAAGTGACATTTTTAACAAAAAGTGAAATACCATGTAGGGACActggaaaaagaaaactataCAAGTAGATACGAACAATCAACTGTAcaatgaaaaaagttgaaaaatacTCTAGTACTATAACATCGAGTTTGATGAAAACACAAAATATCCACAATTCAAGAAATATTCAAAGGATaaagtaaaaggaaaaaaaggaaaaatgctaTTTATCTGTAGTATAAGTTTACTACATGTAACCTTTGTCACACTATATCACATAGGCAGCTATTTAATTACCAATAGAAAATATactattctatattttgttaatCCATTTACATAAATACTACACGTCTAATGTTCTACTTAAATACCTACCACACTTGCACAAAACTTCTTatataacttatcaatattCATTAATTACCCTGTCTCAAAATGTAGCTACCTAATATAGGATGTGACATTAtctacactactagaaaactgaTCTTTACTCGGTCGccccaaaaccacaatagtcccggttacaaaaagaaccgggactacagatcCTCTGTAGTCCTGGTTTAAAATCCCATAGCCATtctacgatctttagtcccagtaacaccaaccgggactaaagatggtcccggttcatcccctgtcagtcCCTTGTCAGAGGGgcggggatctttagtcccggttggtgtcacaaaccgggactaaagatcatcactttagtcccggttgggatCTTCTAGATCTTTACTCCAAATCacgcgtagtatataatccataTTCCCTATCCTCTCACCAACAACCGGCCTCTTCTCTCCTCAGATGCATCTccctttcctcttcctcctcccatcccggccttctccctctcctcccttcccatccgactcctcccttcccatccgatCTCTCCTCagatccatctccctctcctcctcctccccttcctcctcccatcccggccctctcctccccctcctccccttcttcctcccatcCCGGCaagggccgcctcctcccttcccgTGCCCAGCAGGACCGCACGCGGCAGGCAGCCGGCGGGGCCGCACGCAGCAGGCGCCGCGCAAGGCCGagtagcgagcggcggcaggcggcgctacCAGCATCCattatttcttttctatttttttacaatttgtgattcactgagatgtataattttgtaatttgttgtatggatctgagatgtataatatgtgatgtatttgatttgtgtgtaattttttttaagatttgtgatgtatttgatttgtgtgtacaagtaacttaagatttgtgatgtgaatgttttgGGATGTTATTTTGATTTGAGGTTTGATTTGGATatgcatcccactcgatttgggaggAAATATAGGGATTAAACTCTGgctaaaaaacaatgaaaaaaaagaaaaggagacctAATGGAACTaccgctaccctctctttagtcctgtttagtcccggttggtaacaccaaccgggattaaagatccatctttagtcccggttatttcaaccgggactaaaagatGGGCctaaagatgggcatctttagtcccgaattgCTAGTcctggttggaaaaccgggactaaagggggttgcCAACCGGGAGTataaatggtttctccaccagtgctacCACTACGAAGCTGTCCAGATTTGTCGTACTAcctcctgtccagattcgtatgACTAGATAATATCACATCCTGTACTAGGtagttacattttgggacggagaaagtaatatgtttactaATCGACTCCTCCGCAAGACATTGCACGTTTTATAAGGCTAAGTTCTTTCTCATAGGTTTCCAACTCCATTCTctcattttccgcgcgcacgcttttcaaactactaaacagtgcgtttttgcaaaaaaaattctatatgaaagttacttaaaaaaatcaaattaatctatttttttaaaaaaaatactaatacttaattaaccacgCGCTAATAGACCCCTCGTGCATAGGACATGTGTTCCTAACCGAAACTagagaacacagccttaggccctgtttgggggagcttgtcccagctgcagcATTTTACAAAAGCTACTTCTGCTAGAAACTGCCCCAAATAGTCCATAGCTTCTGAGAATAtatagttacagattctgaaaaatgaactaagaagccagaagctagagaagctgggtttcagagcttttccagattcttagaAGCTGGCTGTCAAACAACTGCTTCTCAAAATCTAATCTCCACAGACAAACAGGCCCTTACCCTCAACCGGCGAGAGGTGCCTCTCCTCAAAACCTCCTCAACCTCGTCACCCATCTCGCTCCTCCATGCAGGAAGTCAGCAACACCAGTTGATGACACCAACACACAAGacatttaataatttaatattttttccattgtccaatttattttaattaaaacttATAGGATTGATATTCtatctgtaaaaaaaagaaaaacctaaaacACGCTGTGACCAGGATGTAACCTCTCTTAATGTAACGAATTTGAATAAGTCATATCCCcttttagattatttttttatggaggaaATACGTGAGACCATCTGAGTGAATGAAAGTGGGTTAAAATGTAAAACAATCAAAGCCCGTTTCAAGCAGTGTTAAATTATtaataaatgtaaaaaaaagagagacaaacAAAACGAACAGCCCGGGAGaggataaaaaaacaaaaagaaagaaaaaaaatactagtactagtagtagtagtactctcGTAATAATAACACAataggaggaggagcagagagGAGAGAGCCACTGCACCGCGCGTCCGCCCgcgctccctccctctcctctcctcgcacTCGCCGTCCCTCCCAATGGCCTCCGCTGCCGCCCacgcggccaccgccaccgccgccgccgtcctcctcgtcgtcttcctcgcccccctcgccgccgcctccgactccGACCACAAGGTAAAAAACCAACCAGCTCCTCCTCCCACTTCATCGCCTCGCTGGGAACAACAGACGGGGGGGCGCGCGCTTCGGCGTCGGAACACTCGATCGCCACccacccggcggcgacggggtctGTTCGGGCCGCCGTGGCGGGGACGTGTGCGCCGTGGTTCCGCTAGATCCGTGCTCGCCCTGGTGGGAGGGTCAGATCTGCGTGGCGCGGGCTCCGGCGGGGCGGGATCTCCGGGTAGCCAGTCCCTCCCTCGTGCTGGATCGGGGTCTCGTCGCGTGGTCTCTGCTAGAGATCTCGCCGCGCGAGTGTGGTGAGAAATGGAGGGGGTGCAATGCGAGAGTTCGTCTCTATCGGCATCCATGGTCCTTCTGAAAGTTTGACTCGTTTGATCTGTAACGTCTAGTGCAGTTAGTCTGACTGTAATGTTTGGTCTTGCGGTAATTAACTCAGGATTTAGGTGATATTTTGGCCTACTGTGTATTTTGGAGGAAGAATGTGTTTGTCTGGTGCTTTGGAACATTTACGATGTGTCGTGTTCTTCGCTTTGTGTAGTACCAATCGGAGGAGAAGGTTATGCTCTGGGTGAACAAGGTTGGCCCGTACAACAACCCACAGGAAACTTACAACTACTACAGCCTTCCGTTTTGCCATCCGTCCAATAACCCCGTGCATAAATGGGGAGGGCTTGGGGAGGTTCTCGGTGGAAATGAGCTGATTGACAGCCAGATCGACATAAAGTTTGGAAGTGAGCAATCACTTTTGTTGTGCATTGTTCTTTTTATGCTGCTTCAGTTTTGAACATTGAAACGGGAAGGTAAAATGCAGTGTTTAAGACTGATCATGGTTTGTCTCAGGGGATGTTGACAAGGGTACCATTTGTTCAATTGAACTTGATCCTGACAAGGCCAAACAGTTATCTGATGCGATTGAGAGTTCATATTGGTTTGAATTCTTCATTGGTAAGCTGTTCTGGTTTCCTTCTTGACTCCGCTGGTGTGTTTACTTGCCATTTTTCAGTACGCATAAACATTTTTACGCACTGTGACTTATTGATTTACTTATTATCCTTTTCTGCGCACTTCTGGGAAATTCTATGCCACTATCAAAGATGATTTGCCTCTATGGGGTATGTATCCTCTTTTATCATTACTATTTTCTCTCAAAGATCTTATATATAGTCTAATAACTTATAACTTAACAGGTTTTGTTGGAGAGGCAGACAGAAATAGCGATAAcaaatatttccttttcacTCACAAGAACATCGTCATCAGATACAATGGCAATCAGGTTTGGGTTTCATGAACTTGCATTTATTCCTTCGCAGGACCTTCAAGAAACTGAGTATTACTACTGTTACATTCCTGTAGATTATTCATGTTAATCTTACTCAAGAAAGTCCAAAGCTTATTGATGCGGGTAAGGCAttggatatgacatattctgTCAAGTGGGAACCAACCAATGTAACATTTGCTCACCGCTTTGATGTATACCTTGACTACCCTTTCTTTGAACACCAGGTAAGAACTCAGTTTCTGCAATTAAAGCCTGGTTCTGCACCTTGGTTCTTATGTATTTTGTTGCCAATTTTCCACATAAAAAATTATGCCTTGATTCTCAATTTCCCATGTATATCTTGCAGCATTTCCTCTGACCACAGATAATCCATTTTTATGGCAGATCCATTGGTTCTCAATCTTCAATTCTTTCATGATGGTTATCTTTCTCACTGGGCTAGTGTCAATGATTTTGATGCGCACTCTAAGAAATGACTATGCAAAGTATGCCCGCGACGATGATGATCTTGAAACTCTGGTGATTGACTATCTATATTCAAATAATGTACAAATTCTGCTATGCACTTCATACATCCTCTTGCTGACATTTTTATTCAATATCAGGAAAGAGATGTCAGTGAAGAATCTGGATGGAAGCTTGTCCATGGGGATGTTTTCCGGCCTCCTCGCAGTTTGGCTCTTCTTTCAGCCCTTGTTGGTATTGGCACACAGTTGTCTGCTCTTATTCTGCTAGTGATTTTGTTGGCAATCATCGGAATGCTGTATATTGGGTATGCACATCATTTATGATTTACCTCAAATCACTACAATTAACACCGATTTCTATAAAGGCAGCTTCTACTAAATGCCTTAGGCCCCTAAGTTTTCTCCATCCTGTCACTTGTTACTTTTGTCAAGCCAAACAGCATACACCACCTCCAGTTTAAAATACACAATTTGTTAACGTAGACAGGACTGCATTGGTTTTTGCAGTAAGGTTTTCCAGATTCTAGGTGTGCCTGAATGTGTGGTTATAACTACAATCACATTATGACATGTGAGGAATTGTCAAATCATAATTACCGCCTTCACATGAAACCCAGCCCCCTTTTCTAATTTTCGGCCTGTCAATGAACTGCTTAAAAGGTTCTTTGGAGTGCacatttatctttatttttgatattttgcttttaTTTCACAAGTAGCTGAACTACTTTATGAAGCATTTAAGTCTAATCGTACTTTCTGATTCTATGCAAAAGCGCATCTCTCACACCTTATATTCTTATTGTAGGCGAGGAGCTATTGTCACAACATTCATTGTTTGTTATGCCCTTACTTCATTCATCTCCGGATATGTCAGTGGTGCACTTTATTCACGGCATGGGGGTATGAACTCAGTTTACTTTACATCTTGAACAGGCACACACCTATTTTACTATAAGATGCTCACCTCATTTAAATCCTTGGTTTGCTGAGCAGGGAAAAACTGGATCAAGGCAATGATTATGACAGCATCACTATTTCCGTTTATGTGCTTTGGAATTGGCCTAGTGCTTAACACAATCGCTATATTCTATCGATCATTAGCTGCCATACCATTTGGTACTATGGTGGTTGTGTTCATCCTGTGGGCCTTCATATCTTTCCCTCTTGCTCTTTTGGGAACTGTTGTTGGTAGAAACTGGAGTGGTGCCCCAAATAATCCATGCAGAGTAAAGACTATTCCTCGCCCTATCCCTGAGAAGAAATGGTACCTCACGCCTTCTGTCATTGCCCTCATGGGAGGACTGCTTCCTTTTGGTAGCATCTTCATTGAGATGTACTTTGTCTTCACATCATTTTGGAACTACAAGGTAAAACAGGCAACACTAATTTTCCCATACAGGCTTCATTACTAAGGAGCCCTGAGAGTTGAGACTTATGCATCCTTCCTGATCATCTATTGACAGGTGTACTATGTATATGGGTTCATGTTGCTAGTCTTTTTGATCCTCATAATTGTCACCATCTGTGTAACAATCGTTGGTACATATTTCCTGCTGAATGCGGAGAACTACCACTGGCAGTGGACTTCATTCTTCTCTGCTGCTTCTACTGCCGTCTATGTTTACCTCTACTCCGTATATTATTACCATGTGAAGACCAAGATGTCAGGATTCTTTCAGACAAGTTTCTACTTCGGCTACACTCTTATGTTCTGCCTAGGTTTAGGAACACTCTGCGGTAAGCTCTTCTACACCGGTAGCATGCTTAAACCCAAGAATTTGATGGTTTCAACTGATACCGGTTCGAATTTTGGTCCAGGTGCTGTCGGGTATCTTGGATCGACACTGTTTGTGAGAAGGATCTACAGGAACATAAAGTGTGACTAAACATTGACCCCGGTTTAGACAGATGGGGCGAAAAACTTTGTATGTGTGGCTTGTTCCGTGAAGTGATCAGCCATGTTTTGGTGGCCAAGAAGCCAGGGCAGTTTATGGAGTACAAACGTTCTTCGGCGACATTGCTGGGATGCCatggtttttgttttcttgtccCTTTTGTTCTCTTTGATCCCCCTCTCGGTGCCACAATTTTCATGTTCAACTAGCCATATATAGCTGCGATCATAGTTTAGATGTTAGTATATACCAGAGTTGTTATTCTTGAGCCTCATATCTGTGTTGCTTCACTTAAAGCTGTAAGATCCATGACATTTGTTGACGTTTAATGATGAAAACATCTCCGAAAGACATCATTTTCAGATTTTATGCTTGTGTTTTCCTGCACGCAGAGCTACAGAAAAAAGAAGCTTAGCAGATACACATCTATTATCATTGAAAAATAGCACAACATCTGAACATAAAATCTATTAGTACATACTAGACCATTGTGTAACAAAATTTCCTGAT
This region includes:
- the LOC127762137 gene encoding transmembrane 9 superfamily member 1-like, with protein sequence MASAAAHAATATAAAVLLVVFLAPLAAASDSDHKYQSEEKVMLWVNKVGPYNNPQETYNYYSLPFCHPSNNPVHKWGGLGEVLGGNELIDSQIDIKFGRDVDKGTICSIELDPDKAKQLSDAIESSYWFEFFIDDLPLWGFVGEADRNSDNKYFLFTHKNIVIRYNGNQIIHVNLTQESPKLIDAGKALDMTYSVKWEPTNVTFAHRFDVYLDYPFFEHQIHWFSIFNSFMMVIFLTGLVSMILMRTLRNDYAKYARDDDDLETLERDVSEESGWKLVHGDVFRPPRSLALLSALVGIGTQLSALILLVILLAIIGMLYIGRGAIVTTFIVCYALTSFISGYVSGALYSRHGGKNWIKAMIMTASLFPFMCFGIGLVLNTIAIFYRSLAAIPFGTMVVVFILWAFISFPLALLGTVVGRNWSGAPNNPCRVKTIPRPIPEKKWYLTPSVIALMGGLLPFGSIFIEMYFVFTSFWNYKVYYVYGFMLLVFLILIIVTICVTIVGTYFLLNAENYHWQWTSFFSAASTAVYVYLYSVYYYHVKTKMSGFFQTSFYFGYTLMFCLGLGTLCGAVGYLGSTLFVRRIYRNIKCD